A region of the Festucalex cinctus isolate MCC-2025b chromosome 8, RoL_Fcin_1.0, whole genome shotgun sequence genome:
TCAGCTCACTggaactcgtaaaaaaaaagctcattatcCCTCTTCTCCACACAGTGCTGCATCGACAACTACGAGGAGATGGTGAAGATCCTACTGGACCGCGGTGCCGGCGTCAACGCTCAAGACAATGAGCTGTGGACGCCGCTGCATGCTGCCGCTACCTGTGGCCACGCAGGCCTCGTCAAGATTCTCATTGCACAGTGAGACGACACGAACCACGCGCACACAGCTCTAAATGTTGCGCTAGTTCTTAATTAAGCGTCTTCCCCCACAGCGGTGCCGATCTGCTGGCGGTCAACTCTGACGGGAACATGCCGTACGACCTTTGCGAAGACGACCCCACACTGGACATCATTGAGACGGCCATGGCCAATAGAGGTGCGCTGTCGACCTTTAAACGTGACATCTTTTGCTCCACGTCGCGGCGGTCGTCATGAGTAACTAACATTACAGTAATGACTCATCATGCTGAGTAAGTCCACATTTGAACCCTCACGCTAGCTGAACATGTTGGAGTTTCGATGTGAAGTTGGATCGAGCATGGTTCAAGTGGCCTGGCGCGAGTATCCAAGAGACAATTTATGTGATTcacttcagatttttttttcattgaaaacgTATAAATGGATGCTTCAAATGCTTTGCTATAGTTCAGCAGTAAGCGACGCATTTTAAAGCTAAGTAAGCTAGCCACGTGTTCTTTCGCCTCCTAAACTTGCTGATGTTGAAATTCCCTCAAGTGAACAATACAAGTTTTTAGCCCGGGAGATTAGTTGAAGGAAAAACGACTATGGGATTAGTTGAACATGTGACACCAAACACGTACGGAGGAACACAAAAAAGCTTCTCAGGCACACTCTTTTGCAGCATGCAGATAGCGCTACAGTAGGTGAGAAGAATGACAATAAGAGCATCAAACAGGGGAGCGCGGCGACGCTAATTGCTCTCGTCGCGTTGCCAAAAGCGGCAAGACCTCCAGGGATGACGCAGTGGCAAGCAGACAGGCTCCCCTctgtctttataaaaaaaacaaaaaacaaaaaaaacattgcacttGATGGAAGGCAGACACTTATCTGAGGACATCAGTTCACTGCAGTGGTAAGAAAATGAGTcaaatagaaataaatgaaCTTAGTTTAGCACTTATAAATAGCAGATAGGATGATTTGGCAATAATTAAAGACATGGAATTTAATCAACTGATGTGGCCTTGCCTGTAAATGAACAATGACGCATTCAATGCAAATGTCAGTGCTATTAAATCTCTGTTAAGAGACAATTATGTAAAAGTGAGTGTAATGGTTTACAAGTTAACTTGTggaaaaaacaatgttttgattGTCATTTGCTTTTTCTATTAACAAAGGGGAAAAATAAATTGATTACAATCTTAAATTGGAGTTTTGTGAAACAAAATCTGggattttatttcatattgaaTTGCATTATTGAACATTTGTGAAAAGTTTAATACAatgtttgtttggatttttgtgttgaaatttttgctgcgtaaacttaatatcattacttttccaaacaaaaaagtttggttTTCATATCTTCAACAGTTATTGAGCTATAAGTTATCATAAAGTGACATATTGAGATGAAACACCCTGTACTACCATACATCATCTCTATGTAGACGAAGTACAGGATGGTGTTGCTCACATATTCACTCTACATCCACAGTTTTGTTTATCGAAGCACTATCCTCATCCTGACAGCTAGCCACTTTTCCtcaacaaagaataacaatgtaAGAATGGTGTGATATTGATCCATTTGTGATTATGGAGGATTCTTGAGAAGGGGAGCGCTGTAGCGTGGCGTCCTCCATTTTAAGTTGCTGCTGTCAAGACGTTGGATTCGAATGACATTTGGTTAAAAATGGAGTCAGCCCAATATTCATGATTACGCACAGGCCTGTTGTGAAATCAGTGTGAAAAAGGCTCCGGCGAAACCGCGCTTTATAGGCGAACACTTTGAAGAGAGAATCAATAGTTGGGCAATTAGCGCCGTTTCTGTTTCTGTTCGATCGGCAGGCATCACCCAGGAGATGATCAACGAGACCCGGGCGTCCACAGAGAGGAGGATGCTGGGAGATATCCAGGAACTGGTGAGGCTCGGCGACGACGTTAACCATCAGGACTCGCAGGGAGCCACGCTGGTATGTTTTCGGATAGACGTATAGTTGTTACCTTGACTTGAGAGTTTGATTCGTGTAAGCTTGTAACTTGATTTACTCGCCTATCTAGGGCTcaatcattttgaaaaataatctactttcaacttttttttccacgtttttttttttttttaactctttgatctccaaaaatgttaatgtttgacGCTGAAATCCTAAttaatgctgccataaacgttgattgacgtttactacgtttttgttttttttcccccctcaatgggcagtgcaacttGTGCAGCTGCCGTGTCATTGGggttgtgaaatgtgaaatccCAAAACACCCACCTaccatggccagcagatggcagcattggatCTCTTTTTAATGGGCTGCCGgtttatgaaattacaatgaaacatgacgaatctgatgaaatagaacgttttcaaggatgacgtaaatgatcaaagcctttgtcacataaatctaattcacagagtgccattgaacaaaaaatattagtgtcaaagtcactgtagtGCAGAgaattttctctttatttttttcccattttcgcttgtcactcaaatgacctattttcaaatggagaTTACAAAACGGAAGGTcgaaatagatttttatttttttttaactaataaaataatggaatccaatctttcatatggtatccaccatgtcattctgtttgctttgaatgatgagtgaaaatgcttgaaatcagcTGGCATTgttggagttgtttttttttttggataatgtttgaCAGTCAAAGTTAataaacacaagcaataaattaatctgtattacaataaactATCAGCTTTACTAAAGAAAAAATGCTTAGACTAACTAGTGAAGGCCCATAGAACATATcataaagaatatttttggaTTGACATCCCCATTAAAAAGTGGATATCTGGTGAAAGAGGACGTCTGGTcaccctttttgtttttgttttagtgctTTAGAACGTAACATGGTTGTAGTCCCGCTTGTTAATCTGAAAGGTTTATCCTCCTGCATTCTGCATCCGTTTGCTTAATCTTCATCCAGCGCATTGAAACAAAACAGCGTGCCAGAATGTCTGGCAAAAGCCCAGAGAAGAGCGCATGTGGAAATTGTCGGAAGTTATGTAAGGctaatcttttgttttcaagAGAAATGCTTTTTTGGGGTCATTGGAAGACTTTCCTTCCTGTGTAGTCTGTTTGATCTACaagacacaataaaaaaaaaagaaaagatttgtaATAGGTCAAGCAGAACTCtgcaaataagaaaataaataagtagaaaGGTGCTATCATTTTTGGCTTTCTGCAGATGCACATCGCGGCAGCGAATGGCTACATGCAGGCCGCCGAGCTGCTGCTGGAGGGCGGCGCTCGCATGGACCTAAGAGACTCGGACGGCTGGCAGCCGCTTCACGCCGCCGCGTGCTGGGGTCAGGTGAGATCGGATGCCGATGGAAAAGCCGACTCCCCTCACTGTCATTGCAAACACTCGCTCGTGCTCTTTTAGATGCACGTGGCTGAGCTACTGGTGTCTCACGGAGCCAGTCTCAATGCCAAGACCTTCCTCGAGGAGACCCCCATCGGTATACTCACATCTCGCTCAAATGTGTCGCTATCGTACCGCGCTAACGTTTTCCCCCATCCTCCATTTTAAGACTTGTGTGAGGACGAGGAGTTCAGAGCCATTCTGCTGGACCTGAAGCACAAGCATGACATCATCATGAAGTCTCAGCTCAAACACAAGACTTCGCTGTGCCGACGGACATCCAGCGCTGGCAGTCGTGGGTGagtgctgacacctgctggctgCTATGTAGATATAATGATGCATGTGTGAACTAAACggtagtgtttgtttacctaaAGTGGTAATTGCTAtcgcgctaatgctaatcacgATTGCTAACTTTTTAGCAAAAGATAAGatgtttaataatgcatatcGTCGCTACtttgtgaaaaacacatttccattttttttttgacatttttttttttttttgtgatgaaactgcaaacatcccaaaaatgtaaaaattgaaatttaaattgtctccttttttttttttttttttaatcttttttaaattttttattttatttatttatttacttttttaaataaactgtgGCGTTTGCGCAAAATAAGACGGCCATGCATCATCCCTCGTTCCTCATCCGCAGAAAGGTGGTGAGGCGAGCCAGTTTGTCCGACAGACACAACCTGTGCCGCAAGGAGTACGAGACGGAGGCCATCGTGTGGAGGGGAggcagggaggaggaggagaaggaggacaaAGAGAAGGATCCCGAGCAGGAGATCACCCAGGTGCTTCACGTGAGTCATCTCGTCATTTAGCGTCTGTCATAAAGAATATTTGCGATTGGCAACAGAGCCAGATGTCTTATCGCCAGGTTGGGCGGGTGCGTGTCGCTGTCTATTATTAGTGGCAGGGAGGACGTTAATGAGCTGCACATTCGATTTTCTGCGGCCTCTaatgctctctcgctctctctatgTGCTGAATCTAATCTCCTTCAGGTCACCTCGGTTCAGCCACAGTGCTTTTGCGCTGCCAGACAGTCACGAGCGCCTCTGCTTACAAACGACTGTGATTTTGTTTAGGGCTCCATCGCAATTCAGACCTGCTAGATTTTCCTGTCTATCATATATTGTGACAAGTCTTGACTGAAACATACAGGTCAAAACTGAGTTGTTGCTCAACCAAGCTGGCTTCagagtagggctgggcaataaattgaattacagtgttccctcattccacaataatggaaatctgcgttaatttaaaaaaaacaaacaaaagaaaaacatgttagttatatagattttttttttcatttgtttgtttttttcgttttgatatttttttttactttattataagaACTTTTTTATTCATCATATACATCTTCTTTTGTTCATTTACCGGTACATTCATTTTATCCAttgaaagtatgtttttttttttttattacttattatacagcacaatatatatatattattatggaatgctttttcattcatcatttgtttcattttttcatttagtcatttttccccattgttttctttaatttactttttatacagcacagtatatattttttcctttattctgaatgttttcattcatactatatatttattttcatttattatgtttgaAGGCTAACACCTCACCACACACTTTATACATGCACTCGATAGATGTTAACATTTTCTCACATACTGTACGTATCTCTTATTTGAAAACAGTAATACTTCAGAGGCTGAATTTTCTTGCTTAATGTGCAGGTAAAGCCCGTGGAGGCAGCCGATCCATCCGACCGGACCAAGCTGCTAACCATCCTCAAAGATGGCAGCAGCAAGCACAACGGCCTCATCTCTACAACTACGTGCGTACCCCCACAACCACCCGCCAACGGCAAAGTGGACAAGAACACGGTTGCTACCAGCCCGTGCGGCCAGGACGAAACTTCGCCCCGCGAAAGAGCTCAGACTCTCTCGGAGCTAAAGAAGCAGCGGGCGGCGGCCAAGCTGTTGAACCACCCCCTGTTCAATGGTCACCTGGGCAACGGTTCCACCGACTCCTTCGGCGACGCCAAATCCATCTCGGACGACCCCCGCATGCCGTTGGTGTCGTCCAACGGCAGCGCCGTGTTCTACACGCCGGCCAGCGGCGACCCGCCGCTGCTCAGACTCAGGCAGCCCGTCGACGAAGAGCAGCCCAAGTCGCGGGCCTGCTGCTGTGTGTCGTAGCGGCATTGTCGTCGCGCTGGGCCCAAGGAACTGCGAGTGTTTGCACAGAAGAGCTGGGGGAAGATCAAGAAAGTGTCACTCAAAAATGTGGACTTTCTACATGAAGGGATGCAGGCCAAATTGAGCCTTTGGATAAAGAAATGCAAAAATGCTCGGCTGGAGATTATTCAAGGCGTAAGTGGAACCTCTGAAGTCGATCTCTTCCGTGACCTTGGTAGACATCCAAGATGTTCAGatttcaaaacgtttttttaaactaatttgctcccaaaaatggataaaaatgttctattttaaatattatggtcccaaaaacatatttaccgtatacgttttgtttttttgtttttttatgctaaagcatacagatgactttgatgcagtctctgacctgaagaggtcgcttaaagcaatgagagttattacaaaaaagcggccagcaggtggcagctgaGTATAAGTGTTccacagtgttttcaacaggtttgtgaatgatgattaaacttagctatattctaatactaattgctgcaaaacggaaacagatacaaatatacttttttttcctgattaaagaagaggttctagtctttcttttggtaggttccatgtttttatagcaatagaacacaatattctgtgggcctcgcaaattcggtcaaaatccagtaaaacagccgggaaggCTGTGAAGGGGTTCGCTTCAGTGAAAAAAACAGCAGACTTCTTTTGCCTAATTGGACATTGCTTCTTTAGACATTATTGcgggtctactcatgacagaCATGTCTAGCAAATTTTATGTCACCATGTCCCCTAGTAATTTGGCAGACAAAGCTGACAAAATCTTGTTTGAAGGACCCCttgaaaaagtcaaaatgaaaccAAAATAGGCGGAACATCCTAAGTCAAACCACATCGATATGTTGGGAAAAAATGAGGATGGTATATAAAATGGATGAATTCCAAAAAAGAACAActaaaaaatgttgacatttcagCCTACAAGAGGTCCACTTGGAACTTGCTAAATCCTCAAGAGGTTTCTCGGTCTACGTTTGCAAAATGGAATGCTCCATTCCCGTGGAATAAAAACAGCAGGTCAACCACGGGACGTGAATGAAAATTGTAGTTTGACCCACCCAATCTGACCCACTGCACTGAGCAGCCAGACCCTTTCCTGTCAGCAACGTCACCACCTCTctctctcgaaaaaaaaaaagccaaagaaaacaaACCACACTGGTGGAGTTTAAATTCCAAACGGtaccactatttttttggacgtgTTCGACTTTGGAGGTTGTGCTGTATACAAATGAACTATTCAGATATTTCATCCAAGTAAAGGTCATTGAGAAGTACATTCGTCATGGATTTCAACATATCAGAAGAAGCCAACATAGCGCTCGCTTTGAGCGCCATTGATTGGTAAAGGGAAGGAATGCCATAAAAGTATTATCGTGTACTTTGACAAGCCACCGTCCCCTTTTGTATACTGTACATCTGCCCCCAACTTGTATTTGTATTGATCCACTTTGAGATAACTTAAGAGCGAAAACTGTCGAGactgtacatttatttatgaCATGATTTACGTGTTCCTACATTGAAGTGTATTTATTGTTGCGGATGGTGCGTGGAGAGTGAGTGCGATTCAGAGAAGAGCCAGCGTAGTATCTCCCCCCAATTCAAATGAAAGCAAAGGTTTTAAACAGAGCACGATCCCTAGAAATAACGCAAAATGGCCGCATCGGAGGTAGAATTATTACATTGTGTTATTGTGTACTTCCGTGTTAGCACTTGAAGTTATTTCCATGCAATTTCTGTGTCTGGTTCATACGTCTCATCGGTGCAAAAATACGAATGACCACATTTCCGTTACCGTACAGTGATCGTCACTCATCAAAATATCATAAATGTTGCCTCATCTCCACATCAGTGCCAAAGAGtcttccatgaaaaaaaaatatatagaatttAGGTGTAATCTGTTCCTTTAAACCTGCATACCCCCTGACCTCCTCCCTTGTACAGTGTCAATGATTTGTACAGATAAATTTGTAAATACGAATGTTGTCTATTCCCATGAACTGCATTTGTCTGTGTTGTTACTGGTTCACTAATGGAAAATAACATAGGAAA
Encoded here:
- the ppp1r16b gene encoding protein phosphatase 1 regulatory inhibitor subunit 16B, translating into MANHLELIQELQQLDKVPSLERLRTAQKRRTQQLKRWAVYEKEMHNKKRKADRKGRNANGYQHAEVKRRVSFTASVALLEASARNDPDEVRYLLKNNVSPDLCNEDGLTALHQCCIDNYEEMVKILLDRGAGVNAQDNELWTPLHAAATCGHAGLVKILIAHGADLLAVNSDGNMPYDLCEDDPTLDIIETAMANRGITQEMINETRASTERRMLGDIQELVRLGDDVNHQDSQGATLMHIAAANGYMQAAELLLEGGARMDLRDSDGWQPLHAAACWGQMHVAELLVSHGASLNAKTFLEETPIDLCEDEEFRAILLDLKHKHDIIMKSQLKHKTSLCRRTSSAGSRGKVVRRASLSDRHNLCRKEYETEAIVWRGGREEEEKEDKEKDPEQEITQVLHVKPVEAADPSDRTKLLTILKDGSSKHNGLISTTTCVPPQPPANGKVDKNTVATSPCGQDETSPRERAQTLSELKKQRAAAKLLNHPLFNGHLGNGSTDSFGDAKSISDDPRMPLVSSNGSAVFYTPASGDPPLLRLRQPVDEEQPKSRACCCVS